The DNA segment TACGTTCCGTATCAAGGCACCACGCCGGATTACGACGTCAACGCGGTGATGGCCACGATCCACGAGGCCGGCGGCTATTTTTCACCGAATCATCCGGCGGTGCCCAATCTTCCCGTCGGCGATTTCGCGGTCGGTCTGGGCTGGGCGTTTCCCGACACCGATTGGTCGCAGGTCGATTTCATGGAAGCGATCAACGGGCCGATGATCGTTTTCGATTTGATTCCGAACCCGGTGAATTTGCTGGCGGTGGAATGGTGGGACGCGCTGCAGAACGAGGGCCGGACCCTGACGATCCGCGGCGGCAGCGACGACCACTCGGCCGGTCACGGCGGCGGCTCGATCCCGGCGTACATCGGCCAGCCCACCACGATGGTTTACGCGACGGAATTGAGCGCCACGGCGATCCTGACGGCGATCGCGCAAGGCCATTGTTTTTTGAAGGCCGCCGGGCCGGATGGTCCGGAACTTTATCTGAATGCGAGCGACGGCCGGCAAACGGTGATGATGGGCGATACGATTCAAGGCGCGGCGATTGAATTGACCGCCCGCGTGCTGGGCGGCAAGGACACCCGGCTCGATTTTAAGGAAAACGGCCGGAACCTGAGCGGCCACCACGCAATCACCGTCGATCAGGACGATTTTTCCTATACCCTGACCCTCCAGCCGCAAGCCAACGCCCGCTATCGACTGGAATTGTGGCAAGGGCTGGAATTGCTGGCGATCACCAACTCGTTGTACGTCGAGCCGCCGGCGGATGATGACGATGACGACGATGACGATGACGATGACGACAACGATGATGACGACGACGACAACGACAACGATGAACCGGACGATGACGATAACGATGACAACGACGATAATGACAACGATGACGAGAGCGACGACGACGAACACCATTCGCCCGCGGCCGACGATGACGACGAAACTGGAGGATGCGGAATTTAACGGTCGGAAGCGAGAACCGGTTGGACCGGTGGTTAAAATAAACCGGAGAAGGCAAGAGCCGGAAATAAAAATCAACGGCACAAGGCAAAAAGGGGAGGATCGAAAA comes from the Myxococcales bacterium genome and includes:
- a CDS encoding CehA/McbA family metallohydrolase is translated as MKRPYVLWLSMILSGLGWWLGGPGAAVAQDYEFSGVKTHDDSGVYTYHPFEVPAGATKIYVSYEYTPAKPESLSAANPWPVDGGRKLGNVIDIAVFDSLGFRGASGSNKHSFTIAESAEHTTPSYIPGPLPVGTWQIELGVGWIDPGNSLSYTVSITLSDEAVGETFVPPDYTPVVLADQPGWYKGDLHCHSNHSDGGYSMEVVADYAVSRGLDFLAITDHNAISQNYFLPTVQENYDDLLLIPGVEMTAYNGHANVYNYIGYVPYQGTTPDYDVNAVMATIHEAGGYFSPNHPAVPNLPVGDFAVGLGWAFPDTDWSQVDFMEAINGPMIVFDLIPNPVNLLAVEWWDALQNEGRTLTIRGGSDDHSAGHGGGSIPAYIGQPTTMVYATELSATAILTAIAQGHCFLKAAGPDGPELYLNASDGRQTVMMGDTIQGAAIELTARVLGGKDTRLDFKENGRNLSGHHAITVDQDDFSYTLTLQPQANARYRLELWQGLELLAITNSLYVEPPADDDDDDDDDDDDDNDDDDDDNDNDEPDDDDNDDNDDNDNDDESDDDEHHSPAADDDDETGGCGI